A single window of Cytobacillus luteolus DNA harbors:
- a CDS encoding acyl-CoA dehydrogenase: protein MNFSYSEKVVALQERVNAFMEEYVYPNEKVYEEQLNQQANRWSAVPPIMEELKQKAKDQGLWNLFLPESEYGAGLTNTEYAPLCEIMGRSLIGPEVFNCNAPDTGNMEVLVRYGTEEQKERWLKPLLSGEIRSCFSMTEPEVASSDATNIEASITRDGNEFVINGRKWWSSGAGDPRCKIAIVMGKTNPDAPKHEQQAMILVPFDTPGVKIERLLPVFGYDHAPHGHAEITYENVRVPAENILWGEGKGFAIAQGRLGPGRIHHCMRLIGAAERALKEMCERVSGRVAFGKPLESQGVVQEWIAESRIDIEQARLLTLKAAYMMDTVGNKEAKAEIAMIKVVAPSMALRVIDRAIQAFGGAGVSDDMTLAAQWANARTLRIADGPDEVHKAQVAKLELRKYRK, encoded by the coding sequence ATGAATTTTTCATATTCAGAAAAAGTAGTTGCACTACAAGAAAGAGTAAACGCTTTCATGGAGGAATACGTTTATCCAAACGAAAAAGTGTATGAGGAACAGTTGAATCAGCAAGCTAATCGCTGGTCAGCAGTGCCACCTATAATGGAGGAATTAAAACAAAAAGCGAAAGATCAAGGATTGTGGAATTTATTTTTACCTGAAAGTGAATATGGTGCGGGACTTACGAATACCGAATATGCCCCTTTGTGTGAGATTATGGGTCGTTCCTTAATTGGTCCTGAGGTTTTCAATTGTAATGCCCCGGACACTGGGAATATGGAAGTGCTAGTACGATATGGAACAGAAGAGCAAAAGGAACGGTGGTTAAAACCACTTCTGTCAGGTGAAATTCGGTCTTGTTTTTCGATGACTGAGCCAGAAGTAGCTTCTAGTGATGCCACGAATATTGAAGCTAGCATTACCAGAGATGGTAATGAGTTTGTAATAAACGGCAGAAAGTGGTGGTCATCAGGGGCAGGAGACCCTCGTTGCAAAATTGCAATTGTAATGGGAAAGACAAATCCTGATGCACCTAAACATGAACAACAAGCAATGATATTAGTTCCTTTTGATACCCCTGGAGTGAAAATTGAAAGGTTGTTACCAGTGTTCGGTTATGATCACGCCCCACATGGTCATGCTGAAATTACTTATGAAAATGTCAGAGTACCTGCTGAAAATATTCTGTGGGGTGAAGGAAAAGGTTTTGCAATTGCACAAGGAAGACTTGGTCCAGGAAGAATTCATCATTGCATGAGATTGATTGGTGCAGCCGAACGAGCACTTAAGGAAATGTGCGAACGAGTTTCAGGGCGAGTAGCATTTGGTAAGCCACTTGAAAGCCAAGGTGTTGTTCAGGAATGGATTGCTGAATCGAGAATTGATATTGAACAGGCGAGGCTACTGACCTTAAAAGCTGCTTATATGATGGATACTGTTGGTAATAAAGAAGCAAAAGCTGAAATTGCCATGATTAAAGTTGTTGCACCTAGCATGGCGCTTAGAGTAATAGACCGTGCTATTCAAGCCTTTGGTGGAGCAGGAGTTAGTGATGATATGACACTAGCAGCTCAATGGGCCAATGCTCGTACGTTACGAATTGCTGATGGACCAGACGAGGTTCATAAAGCACAGGTAGCTAAGCTAGAATTGCGTAAATACCGAAAATAG
- a CDS encoding NAD(P)-dependent oxidoreductase, whose amino-acid sequence MLSKNNTVIGFIGTGVMGKSMAGHLLREGYSVAVYTRTKDRALELVSQGAIWKDSVAELSKVADVIITMVGYPKDVEEIYLEESGIVSNAKKGSYVIDMTTSTPSLAQRIYEEAKQRNIHSLDAPVSGGDVGAKEARLTIMVGGDKEAFEACKPIFEVMGQNIILQGEAGAGQHTKMCNQIAIASNMMGVCEAIAYAKKAGLNPEAVLTSISAGAAGSWSLSNLGPRMIAGNFEPGFYIKHFIKDMGIALQEAEAMGMNTPGLSLAKQLYEQLAENGEENSGTQALFKFYK is encoded by the coding sequence ATGTTATCAAAAAACAATACAGTGATTGGTTTTATCGGTACTGGTGTAATGGGGAAAAGTATGGCTGGTCACTTGTTACGCGAAGGGTATTCTGTAGCAGTTTATACAAGAACCAAAGATAGAGCTTTGGAGTTGGTAAGCCAGGGTGCAATCTGGAAAGATTCCGTGGCAGAGCTTTCAAAGGTAGCAGATGTCATTATTACAATGGTAGGTTATCCGAAAGATGTCGAGGAAATCTACCTTGAAGAAAGCGGAATAGTTTCAAATGCGAAAAAAGGCTCATATGTGATTGATATGACAACTTCTACTCCGTCTCTTGCTCAAAGAATTTACGAGGAAGCAAAACAGCGTAACATTCATTCACTTGATGCTCCTGTATCAGGTGGTGATGTTGGTGCAAAAGAAGCACGACTAACCATTATGGTCGGTGGTGATAAAGAGGCCTTTGAAGCTTGTAAACCAATTTTTGAAGTAATGGGTCAAAACATTATTCTACAAGGTGAAGCAGGTGCAGGGCAGCATACAAAAATGTGTAATCAAATTGCTATCGCTTCTAATATGATGGGCGTTTGTGAAGCCATTGCCTATGCAAAAAAAGCTGGTCTTAATCCAGAAGCTGTTCTAACTAGCATTTCTGCTGGAGCTGCAGGTAGCTGGTCTTTAAGTAATCTAGGACCAAGGATGATAGCCGGTAATTTCGAACCTGGTTTTTATATTAAGCACTTTATTAAAGATATGGGAATTGCCCTACAAGAAGCTGAGGCAATGGGTATGAACACACCTGGGCTATCCCTGGCGAAACAGCTTTATGAACAGCTTGCTGAAAATGGTGAAGAAAATAGTGGTACGCAAGCTTTGTTTAAATTTTATAAATAA
- a CDS encoding YncE family protein: MAEYLIVLNKDEDTISFINVETSKVEKTIETDFNPHEVIVTPDGTKTYVTCSLGNKVNIINNESFEIEKTLEHEDFNFPHGLGIAGEKLYLASTYSEKVFIIDLKTDEIEKVFPTYQKYSHMVAVTPDEKTAYIPNIGSHNITVVNTESEKVVNHFPVGKGPEGVAVHPNGKELYVANQDDNNLFIIDTETLEVLYKRRIGTCPIRVVFSPDGKYALIPNRESGDLSIIETAHELKGNKRPWEIKRIRVGVWPGGTVFNSDGSKAFVANNKTNDVSVINMNTLEEESRIKAGVHPDGIAYLKK, encoded by the coding sequence ATGGCAGAATATCTAATTGTACTAAACAAAGATGAAGATACAATTTCTTTTATAAACGTGGAAACAAGTAAGGTTGAAAAAACAATTGAGACAGACTTTAATCCGCATGAAGTGATCGTTACTCCGGACGGAACAAAAACATATGTAACTTGTTCTTTAGGAAACAAAGTAAACATTATTAACAATGAGTCGTTTGAGATCGAAAAAACGTTAGAACATGAGGACTTCAATTTTCCTCATGGGTTAGGTATTGCTGGTGAAAAGCTATATCTTGCTTCAACGTATAGTGAAAAGGTTTTTATCATTGACCTTAAAACTGACGAAATTGAAAAGGTATTTCCAACCTATCAAAAATACTCTCATATGGTAGCAGTTACTCCAGATGAAAAGACAGCGTATATCCCAAATATCGGTAGTCATAATATTACCGTCGTTAACACAGAATCAGAGAAGGTTGTAAACCATTTTCCTGTTGGAAAAGGTCCTGAAGGTGTAGCAGTTCATCCTAATGGGAAGGAATTGTATGTAGCAAATCAAGATGACAACAATCTGTTTATTATCGATACTGAAACCCTAGAAGTTCTTTATAAAAGAAGAATAGGAACATGTCCAATTCGTGTTGTTTTTTCACCAGATGGTAAATATGCATTGATTCCTAACCGTGAATCTGGGGATTTATCCATCATTGAAACAGCACATGAACTAAAAGGAAACAAAAGACCATGGGAAATCAAACGTATTCGTGTTGGGGTATGGCCTGGTGGAACTGTATTCAATTCTGATGGATCAAAAGCGTTTGTAGCCAATAACAAAACGAACGATGTTTCGGTAATTAATATGAATACATTAGAAGAAGAGAGTCGAATTAAAGCTGGTGTACACCCAGACGGAATTGCATACTTGAAAAAGTAA
- a CDS encoding VOC family protein has translation MSGSFIKSIPCIHVPVSDLHQSVNWWIENFNVEHGTPFDPNSGKAELRVGNGEWVFLFETKEIQNQHTYTKGNLPHSDSSQIYLATLNVKDPEILHQRLLKNDVNVGELREAWTGKAFDCYDPDGNKFNIWGGEWIED, from the coding sequence GTGAGTGGGAGTTTTATAAAAAGTATTCCTTGTATTCATGTACCAGTATCAGACTTACATCAATCAGTAAATTGGTGGATTGAGAATTTTAATGTGGAACACGGTACCCCATTTGATCCGAATTCAGGGAAAGCAGAGCTCAGAGTTGGGAATGGTGAATGGGTTTTTCTATTTGAGACAAAAGAAATACAAAACCAACATACATATACAAAAGGAAATCTACCTCATTCAGATAGCTCACAAATTTATCTAGCAACCTTAAATGTAAAAGATCCAGAAATCCTTCACCAGCGCCTCTTGAAAAATGATGTAAATGTTGGTGAACTTCGTGAAGCATGGACTGGTAAAGCATTTGATTGCTATGATCCAGACGGCAATAAGTTTAATATATGGGGCGGAGAATGGATTGAGGATTAG
- a CDS encoding SDR family oxidoreductase: MDFQLQGKTALVIASSQGLGKAIAKQLVEEGANVMITSRNAEKLQLVKDELQKLGKGKVSYLQADITKIEEIKNVVEKTVEDFGGIDLLVNNAGGPPAGSIDTLTDEQWQQSFELNLLSYVRIIRETLPYLRKQGGKIVNIASVSIKEPIPGLLLSNTFRLGIVGLTKTLATELAPENIIINTVAPGRIATDRISFLDQVNAEKLGVTKEEVKQRAEKSIPLGRSGEPEEFAKVVTFLLSGANTYMTGNSYLVDGGMVKSI, encoded by the coding sequence ATGGATTTTCAATTACAAGGTAAGACAGCTCTAGTTATTGCATCTAGTCAAGGCCTAGGGAAGGCTATTGCAAAACAACTGGTTGAAGAAGGCGCGAATGTTATGATTACTAGTCGAAATGCTGAAAAACTTCAACTAGTTAAAGATGAATTACAAAAGCTCGGTAAGGGAAAGGTGTCCTATCTTCAAGCGGATATAACTAAGATAGAAGAGATTAAAAATGTCGTTGAAAAAACAGTAGAAGATTTTGGTGGCATTGACTTATTAGTAAACAATGCAGGCGGACCTCCAGCGGGAAGTATAGATACGCTTACAGATGAACAATGGCAGCAATCTTTTGAATTAAATCTTCTTAGTTATGTAAGAATTATTCGCGAAACATTGCCTTATCTACGTAAGCAAGGTGGAAAAATTGTAAACATAGCTTCTGTATCTATTAAAGAGCCAATACCAGGTCTTTTGTTATCAAATACGTTTCGATTAGGTATCGTTGGATTAACGAAAACTTTAGCTACTGAGCTTGCTCCGGAAAATATTATAATTAATACCGTTGCGCCAGGCAGAATTGCAACAGATAGAATTTCATTTTTAGACCAAGTTAATGCTGAGAAACTTGGTGTAACAAAAGAAGAAGTGAAACAAAGAGCAGAGAAGTCCATCCCTCTTGGAAGGTCAGGAGAACCGGAAGAATTTGCGAAGGTAGTTACCTTTTTACTATCTGGAGCAAATACATATATGACAGGAAATTCCTACCTTGTTGATGGTGGGATGGTAAAATCAATCTAA